The following proteins are encoded in a genomic region of Methanoculleus oceani:
- a CDS encoding AAA family ATPase, with amino-acid sequence MFERFIGGRKKSNNPFDEFNDPYSKLIQAIEDTQYYINRGNTSAAISAFKKAGEKFSESYELITDLINYQIEDGELQIALDSLVNIQDTYSTYYDLAEYFSIDLREYKQLIFAYLEILKGLLLIDMGKHRVAIKAFDNALELDDGNSTAWVWKGQALLALENSQAALGAFEAALRTDWHSADAWAGKGDALLALERADEAIEAYSTALELNDTEAELYFKQLVCLIALERYEDALKSLNEILKFNEDNAVAWYTKYIILDLLGEEQSSLIAQNKALKIDPNVVSDPFIEELNNAINTIEENSEDSPQTDTGYGFSDATVSSSNTERTPTSINPSSDAAVPTNTSDLTVEESKISPKPKKPIPYRKGSGENMGEAPKGFACVAGMEELKERLIRDVIQPLKNPEKYKKFKVSIPNGILFYGPPGCGKTFIVRKLAEELGFTFIEVHHSSIGSSYMHGTAQNIATKFQEAIDHAPTILFFDEIEGMVPKRENLSSSDSHRQEEINEFLTQLNNASKHSVLVIGATNQPDLIDSAIMRSGRMDKRVYIPPPDHDARKALFRNGLTDRPCASDIDLDELARLTENYASSDIALIAEEAARAAVDLDRDEIDMEILLWKVEEIKPSLVKSQIAKYRQFEHLER; translated from the coding sequence ATGTTCGAGAGATTCATAGGTGGGCGGAAGAAGAGTAATAATCCGTTTGACGAGTTTAACGATCCTTACTCAAAATTAATTCAGGCAATTGAGGATACACAATACTATATCAATAGAGGGAATACCTCCGCAGCCATTTCTGCATTTAAGAAAGCCGGAGAAAAATTTAGTGAAAGCTATGAGTTAATCACCGATCTTATAAACTATCAAATAGAAGACGGAGAGTTACAAATCGCATTAGACTCTCTGGTAAATATTCAGGATACATACAGTACTTATTATGATCTTGCGGAATACTTTTCCATCGATTTACGTGAATATAAGCAATTGATATTCGCATATCTCGAGATCCTCAAGGGCTTATTATTAATCGATATGGGGAAGCATCGGGTGGCGATAAAAGCGTTCGATAATGCTCTTGAACTTGATGATGGTAACAGTACCGCTTGGGTCTGGAAAGGCCAAGCATTACTCGCTTTGGAGAACTCCCAAGCGGCACTTGGCGCATTTGAAGCCGCATTAAGAACAGACTGGCATTCTGCCGATGCATGGGCCGGAAAGGGCGACGCTCTCTTAGCGCTTGAAAGAGCAGATGAAGCGATTGAAGCGTATAGCACGGCATTGGAACTGAACGACACAGAGGCCGAACTATATTTTAAGCAACTTGTATGTCTGATCGCACTTGAAAGATACGAAGATGCACTGAAATCTCTCAATGAGATCTTAAAATTCAATGAAGATAACGCTGTAGCGTGGTATACAAAGTACATTATTTTAGATCTACTCGGAGAGGAGCAGAGTTCGCTTATTGCACAGAATAAAGCTTTAAAGATCGATCCAAATGTTGTTAGCGATCCATTTATTGAAGAATTAAATAATGCCATCAATACGATCGAAGAGAATAGTGAGGACAGTCCTCAAACAGATACTGGTTATGGGTTCTCTGACGCCACTGTATCAAGTAGCAATACAGAAAGAACTCCCACATCAATAAATCCGTCTTCAGATGCCGCCGTACCAACAAATACCAGTGACTTAACTGTTGAAGAATCTAAAATTTCACCTAAACCAAAGAAACCTATCCCCTACAGGAAAGGTTCCGGCGAGAACATGGGTGAAGCTCCCAAAGGTTTTGCGTGTGTCGCCGGAATGGAAGAACTGAAGGAGAGATTAATACGGGATGTCATTCAGCCTCTCAAGAATCCCGAAAAATACAAGAAATTCAAAGTTTCCATTCCAAATGGGATTCTATTCTACGGCCCTCCTGGTTGTGGCAAGACCTTTATCGTCCGGAAACTGGCTGAAGAGCTCGGCTTCACTTTCATCGAAGTACACCACTCAAGCATTGGCTCCTCATACATGCATGGAACAGCGCAGAATATCGCAACCAAGTTTCAGGAAGCAATTGATCATGCGCCGACCATTCTCTTCTTCGATGAAATTGAAGGGATGGTTCCAAAACGGGAGAACCTTTCTTCTTCGGACAGTCACCGACAGGAAGAGATCAACGAATTCTTAACACAGCTGAATAACGCGAGTAAGCATAGCGTGCTGGTTATTGGTGCTACAAATCAACCCGATCTGATTGACTCCGCAATCATGCGTTCTGGCCGAATGGATAAACGCGTATACATCCCTCCGCCTGACCATGACGCAAGAAAAGCCCTCTTCAGGAATGGTTTAACTGACCGACCGTGCGCATCAGATATTGATCTGGATGAATTAGCACGGCTAACGGAAAACTATGCCAGTTCAGATATCGCCCTCATTGCCGAAGAGGCTGCTCGGGCTGCTGTCGATCTCGACCGCGATGAGATTGACATGGAAATACTCCTGTGGAAGGTTGAGGAGATCAAACCTTCGCTAGTAAAGTCACAGATAGCGAAGTATAGGCAATTTGAGCATCTTGAAAGGTGA
- a CDS encoding type II toxin-antitoxin system HicB family antitoxin → MYYHEQGCNLMRSLNYRILLRKEPEGGYTVIVPTLPGCVTFGETVDEAIAMAREAIELYIEGMLARGEEIPTEEGLLEYTLTVEAHA, encoded by the coding sequence ATGTATTATCACGAGCAGGGGTGCAATCTGATGAGAAGCCTGAATTACCGTATCCTCCTCCGGAAGGAGCCGGAAGGCGGGTATACCGTTATTGTGCCGACCCTTCCCGGCTGTGTCACCTTCGGAGAGACCGTCGATGAAGCTATTGCGATGGCACGGGAGGCCATTGAACTCTACATTGAGGGCATGCTAGCGAGAGGTGAGGAAATCCCCACCGAGGAAGGACTGCTGGAATACACCCTCACCGTCGAAGCCCATGCCTAA
- a CDS encoding type II toxin-antitoxin system HicA family toxin yields MPKLPVLTAQKIIKILGKKGFVLDRVKGSHHLFYHPETKRQVVVPVHGRDLPTGTLLEILKQAGIEREEIEDLL; encoded by the coding sequence ATGCCTAAACTTCCGGTACTCACGGCCCAGAAGATCATCAAGATTCTAGGAAAGAAGGGATTTGTGCTGGACCGGGTGAAGGGAAGTCATCACCTCTTCTATCACCCGGAGACGAAGCGCCAGGTCGTCGTCCCGGTGCACGGGCGGGACCTCCCGACCGGCACGCTCCTGGAGATCCTCAAGCAGGCCGGGATTGAGCGGGAGGAGATTGAGGATCTTTTGTAA
- a CDS encoding type II toxin-antitoxin system HicA family toxin: MPGLKPTSGETVIKILSKQYGFVVSGQSGSHVRLSKATPDGKVGTVVPLHNELKLGTLRSVLKLAKIDPEDFARYL; the protein is encoded by the coding sequence GTGCCCGGGCTTAAACCCACCTCGGGCGAGACGGTGATCAAGATACTCTCGAAACAGTACGGATTCGTCGTAAGCGGGCAATCCGGGAGCCATGTTCGCCTTTCGAAGGCGACGCCCGATGGAAAGGTAGGTACGGTCGTTCCGTTGCACAACGAGTTGAAGCTCGGTACACTTCGCAGTGTCCTGAAGCTGGCGAAGATCGATCCTGAGGATTTTGCCCGGTATCTTTGA
- a CDS encoding type II toxin-antitoxin system HicB family antitoxin, producing the protein MLVKYYHDKERCYSIGEIMRTFTAVLYREEDMYVAECPEVGTVSQGRTVEEAVANLKEATELYLEEFPLEDGRKPIITTFEVAEGARA; encoded by the coding sequence ATGTTGGTCAAGTATTATCACGACAAAGAGAGATGCTATTCTATCGGTGAGATTATGAGGACGTTCACGGCCGTGCTTTACAGGGAAGAGGATATGTATGTCGCGGAGTGCCCGGAGGTCGGCACCGTCAGCCAGGGCAGGACGGTTGAAGAGGCGGTGGCCAACCTCAAAGAGGCTACGGAGCTGTACTTAGAGGAATTCCCGCTGGAAGACGGGAGAAAGCCGATCATCACAACGTTCGAGGTGGCCGAGGGTGCCCGGGCTTAA
- a CDS encoding ribonuclease III family protein, whose amino-acid sequence MEESQKAKILDILRGPYFRIEPHEDSLALYDTALTHSSFSNERKQENIPCEDNEKLEFFGNYLLDFVIAGYLHDFNLYDPKEMNKRMKITANANLADVVVRNNLKIDDAIRFRGCRKPTMKMTANAFEAFIGAIYYAEGIEKAREVILGIFAEEIKTFDPEGNYAGRLKEYVERHPLGELKYQPFSEGPDHKKVWKAAVCLNGKELAQGIGCTKKRAEMDAARKALKELPAG is encoded by the coding sequence ATGGAAGAGTCCCAGAAGGCGAAAATACTCGATATTCTCCGTGGTCCGTATTTCAGGATAGAACCTCACGAAGATTCCCTCGCTCTTTACGATACAGCACTCACACACAGCTCATTCTCCAACGAGAGGAAACAGGAGAACATCCCCTGCGAAGATAATGAGAAATTAGAGTTCTTCGGCAATTATCTCCTCGATTTTGTAATTGCCGGATATCTGCATGACTTTAACCTGTATGATCCCAAAGAGATGAACAAACGGATGAAAATAACCGCGAATGCAAATCTGGCAGATGTCGTCGTGAGAAATAATCTCAAGATCGACGACGCGATACGCTTCCGGGGATGCAGGAAGCCGACGATGAAGATGACTGCCAATGCATTTGAAGCGTTTATTGGAGCAATTTATTATGCTGAAGGGATAGAAAAGGCGCGGGAGGTTATCCTTGGCATATTTGCTGAAGAGATCAAGACCTTCGATCCTGAGGGCAACTATGCAGGCAGACTTAAAGAGTATGTTGAACGGCACCCATTGGGGGAATTAAAATACCAGCCTTTCTCCGAGGGCCCCGACCACAAGAAGGTGTGGAAAGCGGCTGTCTGTCTTAACGGGAAAGAACTTGCGCAGGGTATCGGTTGCACCAAAAAGCGAGCCGAGATGGATGCTGCACGCAAGGCCCTAAAGGAATTACCCGCCGGATAG